The following are from one region of the Desulfonatronum thioautotrophicum genome:
- the argF gene encoding ornithine carbamoyltransferase — protein sequence MARHFLQITDLKRSEAWNMLARAKEIKTSAWRSNLLDGKTLILLFEKASTRTRISFEVAIRDLGGNVLFMTNKESQLGRNEPLKDTARVFGRYVQGVVVRTFAQEVLEELASMGGIPVVNALTDLHHPCQVMSDMLTIFEQTPDIPSLKIAWVGDGNNMANSWLHAAVHFPFSLYLAVPAGYEPNPEVLQDARENGANVVVTHDPKEAVSEAHYVNTDVWASMGQEDAAEERREIFAPFQVNSRLLALAQPDCKVLHCLPAKRGEEITDEVMESEASLVWDQAENRLHMQKALLEWVFAE from the coding sequence ATGGCTCGACATTTTTTGCAAATCACCGACTTGAAGCGATCCGAGGCCTGGAACATGCTGGCCAGGGCCAAGGAGATCAAGACATCTGCATGGAGATCGAACCTTCTAGACGGTAAAACGCTGATCCTGCTGTTTGAAAAAGCCTCGACCCGAACACGAATATCTTTTGAGGTGGCCATTCGCGACTTGGGCGGCAATGTCCTGTTCATGACCAACAAGGAATCCCAGCTTGGGCGCAATGAGCCATTAAAGGATACGGCCCGGGTCTTTGGGCGCTATGTCCAGGGCGTCGTGGTCCGGACGTTTGCCCAGGAGGTGCTGGAAGAATTGGCGTCCATGGGTGGGATTCCGGTGGTCAATGCCCTGACCGATCTGCACCACCCGTGCCAGGTCATGAGCGACATGCTGACCATTTTCGAGCAGACCCCGGACATTCCGAGCCTGAAGATTGCCTGGGTCGGTGATGGGAACAATATGGCCAACTCCTGGCTGCATGCGGCCGTGCACTTCCCGTTTTCTTTGTATTTGGCCGTTCCGGCAGGATACGAGCCGAACCCGGAGGTCTTGCAGGATGCCCGGGAGAACGGGGCCAACGTGGTGGTGACCCACGATCCCAAGGAAGCCGTGAGTGAGGCGCACTATGTGAATACCGATGTCTGGGCTTCCATGGGGCAGGAGGATGCCGCCGAAGAACGCCGGGAAATTTTTGCACCGTTTCAGGTCAATTCCCGGCTTTTGGCCCTGGCCCAACCGGACTGCAAGGTTCTGCACTGCCTCCCGGCAAAGCGCGGTGAAGAAATCACCGACGAGGTCATGGAAAGCGAGGCCTCCCTGGTCTGGGACCAGGCCGAAAATCGACTGCATATGCAAAAGGCCTTGCTGGAGTGGGTTTTCGCGGAATAA
- a CDS encoding (2Fe-2S) ferredoxin domain-containing protein produces MEKPKHHLFVCASFRTKGEPKGVCHKSTIGLLPYIDEEILDRGLDVLVTSTGCLKQCENGPVMVVYPEGWWFGKVDSEDAVDAILDGLEEGEPAKEYLL; encoded by the coding sequence GTGGAAAAGCCGAAGCATCATTTGTTTGTTTGCGCCAGTTTTCGGACCAAGGGCGAGCCCAAGGGGGTTTGCCATAAAAGTACAATTGGTCTGTTGCCCTATATTGACGAAGAGATTCTGGACCGCGGTCTGGACGTTCTGGTGACCAGCACAGGGTGTCTGAAGCAGTGCGAAAACGGTCCTGTGATGGTCGTCTATCCCGAGGGATGGTGGTTTGGGAAAGTAGACAGCGAAGATGCGGTGGATGCCATCCTGGATGGGCTGGAAGAGGGCGAACCGGCCAAGGAATATCTGCTGTAG
- a CDS encoding nitrogenase component 1 produces the protein MKKAEPFVSTTNACKMCTPLGAAVAFKGLEGCVPFLHGSQGCATYMRRYIISHFREPMDIASSSLGEKDAVYGGKANLMQGMLNVIGKYKAQAVGIATTCLTETIGDDVSQILHEFKKECLAELNGDMPALIHVSTPSYGGSHMEGFHAAVRSMADQLADPAAAKHNGVNLFPGFVSAEDIRHLQDIFAHFGLSVTVLPDYSETLDGPALEDYQNIPGGGTPLDAVRAMPGARVSIECGRTIKAGLSAGKVLQEKHGVALHSLGLPIGLRESDALFATLESLAGCAAPRRYALERGQLLDAMVDGHKYVAGKKAVVYGEEDLVVGMTSFLSEIGIKPVLVATGGESGLLNEAVSVVTEEFPGEPPQVRDGVDFYQIVAEAEALEPDLVIGNSKGYRELARARNIPLIRVGFPIHDRFGSQRVLHVGYRGALNLYDMIVNALIEKKQDDSPVGYGYI, from the coding sequence ATGAAGAAGGCCGAACCGTTTGTATCCACGACCAACGCCTGCAAGATGTGCACGCCGCTGGGCGCGGCCGTGGCCTTCAAGGGCCTGGAGGGGTGCGTTCCCTTTCTGCACGGCTCCCAGGGCTGTGCCACCTACATGCGCCGGTACATCATCAGCCATTTCCGTGAGCCCATGGACATCGCCTCTTCCAGTTTGGGGGAGAAGGACGCGGTCTACGGGGGCAAGGCAAATCTGATGCAGGGCATGCTTAATGTCATCGGCAAGTACAAGGCCCAGGCCGTGGGTATTGCCACCACCTGCCTGACCGAGACCATCGGTGATGACGTTTCCCAGATCCTGCATGAGTTCAAGAAGGAGTGTCTGGCGGAACTCAACGGGGACATGCCTGCCCTGATCCACGTCAGCACCCCCTCCTACGGCGGATCGCACATGGAGGGTTTTCATGCCGCGGTTCGGTCCATGGCCGATCAGCTGGCTGATCCGGCCGCGGCCAAGCATAATGGCGTGAACCTTTTTCCTGGGTTCGTCTCCGCGGAGGACATCCGCCACCTCCAGGACATCTTCGCCCATTTCGGGCTATCGGTGACCGTCCTGCCGGACTATTCCGAAACCCTGGATGGGCCGGCCCTGGAAGACTACCAGAACATTCCCGGCGGGGGGACGCCACTGGACGCCGTCCGGGCCATGCCCGGGGCCAGGGTCAGCATTGAATGCGGGCGGACCATCAAGGCAGGTCTCAGCGCCGGCAAGGTGTTGCAGGAAAAGCACGGCGTAGCGCTACACTCCCTGGGGTTGCCCATTGGCCTGCGGGAGAGTGATGCCCTGTTCGCCACCCTGGAGTCCCTGGCCGGTTGTGCCGCTCCACGGCGCTACGCCCTGGAGCGTGGTCAGTTGCTGGACGCCATGGTGGACGGCCACAAGTACGTGGCCGGGAAAAAAGCCGTAGTTTACGGAGAGGAAGATCTGGTCGTGGGCATGACGTCTTTTTTAAGTGAAATCGGCATCAAGCCGGTCCTTGTGGCCACTGGTGGTGAGTCTGGTCTTCTGAACGAGGCCGTCTCCGTCGTCACTGAGGAATTTCCGGGAGAACCGCCACAGGTTCGCGACGGTGTGGATTTCTATCAGATCGTGGCCGAAGCCGAAGCCCTGGAACCGGATTTGGTGATCGGCAACAGCAAAGGCTACCGCGAGCTGGCCCGGGCCCGGAATATTCCGCTGATCCGGGTGGGCTTCCCGATTCATGACCGATTCGGCTCCCAGCGCGTGCTGCATGTGGGCTATCGGGGAGCGTTGAACCTCTATGACATGATCGTCAACGCGCTGATCGAGAAGAAACAGGACGATTCGCCGGTTGGGTACGGGTATATATAA
- a CDS encoding radical SAM protein codes for MSTPDTTKHPCFNVKAKGDCGRIHLPVAPKCNIMCNYCNRKYDCMNESRPGVTSAVLKPYQAVEYLAQVLEKEPRITVVGIAGPGDPFANADETLETLRLIRERFPQMLFCLSSNGLGVPAHLDALKDYGVTHMTITVNAVDPEIGKEFYAWVRDGKKIYRGLDAAKLMWERQEAAIRGLKKRGITVKVNTIVTPGVNDTHVEAIAVKMRELGVDLLNCMPLYPTAETIFEDVPEPGKEEMEVIRGMAEAYLPQMRHCKRCRADAVGLLDQDKSSELASCLSSCSKTLPPMRTEDKPFVAVASMEGVLVNQHLGEAPSFQIWGPQNGTYAMLEVRKAPPKGGGAKRWYDMAELLKDCRAVLVSGVGDTPMAILSEEGITPLEMSGFIQEGLEAVYTSGNVSAFKRRREGKGCQTMGCTGDGGGCG; via the coding sequence ATGAGCACTCCAGATACCACCAAGCATCCCTGCTTCAATGTCAAGGCCAAGGGCGACTGCGGGCGCATCCATCTTCCCGTGGCTCCCAAATGCAACATCATGTGCAACTACTGCAATCGCAAGTACGATTGCATGAACGAATCGCGTCCAGGGGTGACCTCGGCGGTGCTCAAGCCCTACCAGGCCGTGGAATATCTGGCGCAGGTTCTGGAAAAGGAACCGCGTATAACGGTGGTCGGCATCGCTGGTCCGGGCGATCCCTTTGCCAATGCGGACGAAACACTGGAGACGCTGCGTTTGATCCGGGAACGCTTCCCACAGATGCTTTTTTGCCTTTCCAGCAACGGCCTGGGGGTCCCGGCCCATCTGGATGCGCTCAAGGATTATGGTGTCACGCACATGACCATTACCGTGAATGCGGTGGATCCGGAAATCGGCAAGGAATTCTATGCCTGGGTGCGGGACGGCAAGAAAATTTACCGTGGCCTGGATGCGGCCAAGCTGATGTGGGAGCGCCAGGAAGCGGCCATCCGGGGGCTCAAGAAGCGGGGCATCACCGTCAAGGTGAATACCATTGTCACCCCAGGGGTCAATGACACGCATGTCGAAGCCATCGCCGTAAAGATGCGTGAACTCGGGGTGGACTTGCTGAACTGCATGCCTTTGTATCCCACGGCGGAAACAATTTTTGAGGATGTCCCCGAGCCTGGCAAGGAAGAAATGGAGGTCATTCGTGGCATGGCCGAGGCGTATCTGCCTCAGATGCGACATTGCAAGCGGTGCCGGGCTGATGCCGTGGGACTCCTGGACCAGGACAAGTCCTCGGAACTCGCTTCCTGTCTGAGTTCCTGCTCCAAGACATTGCCGCCCATGCGCACTGAGGACAAGCCGTTCGTGGCCGTGGCCAGCATGGAAGGTGTGCTGGTCAATCAGCACCTTGGCGAAGCGCCGTCCTTTCAGATCTGGGGGCCGCAAAACGGAACTTATGCCATGTTGGAAGTCCGGAAGGCACCCCCCAAAGGAGGCGGCGCCAAGCGCTGGTACGATATGGCTGAACTACTCAAGGACTGTCGGGCCGTCCTTGTTTCCGGGGTCGGCGATACGCCCATGGCCATCCTCAGTGAAGAGGGCATTACTCCTTTGGAGATGAGTGGCTTTATCCAGGAAGGGCTGGAAGCCGTCTACACCAGCGGCAACGTGAGCGCATTCAAACGCCGCCGCGAGGGGAAAGGCTGTCAAACCATGGGCTGCACCGGTGATGGTGGGGGCTGCGGTTGA
- the nifD gene encoding nitrogenase molybdenum-iron protein alpha chain translates to MSTIAKKKKAVKMDPTDIVQDLLKKYPTKVARKRAKQIMVNEAEGATTPEMGANVRTIPGIITMRGCTYAGCKGVILGPTRDIVNITHGPIGCGFYSWLTRRNQTHTETDAEENFMTYAFSTDMNENDIVFGGEKKLKQAIQEAYELFNPKAIAVFSTCPVGLIGDDVHAVSKEMKEKLGINIFGFSCEGYKGVSQSAGHHIANNQIFKHVVGTEGAVKVGEFKINLLGEYNIGGDGFEIDRILDACGITVVSTFSGNSTYEQFATAHNADLNTVMCHRSINYVAEMMETKYGIPWIKVNFIGAEATAKSLRKIAQYFDSPKLTERVEAVIAAEMPDVKAVMDDVRSRTEGKTAMLFVGGSRAHHYQELFNEIGMRTISAGYEFAHRDDYEGRHVIPEIKIDADSRNIEELEVEACTENYNPRKTEEELKKLEEAGFKFKDYAGMIPDMPNKSLVIDDLNQYEAEKLIEIMKPDIFCAGIKEKYSVQKLGIPLKQLHNYDIGGPYAGFKGAINFFRDIDRMVNSKVWSYMKAPWQEKPELSATYVWE, encoded by the coding sequence ATGAGCACCATCGCGAAGAAGAAAAAGGCCGTCAAGATGGATCCCACTGATATCGTGCAGGATCTGTTGAAAAAATACCCTACTAAAGTGGCCCGCAAGCGGGCCAAGCAGATCATGGTCAACGAGGCGGAGGGCGCAACGACTCCGGAAATGGGCGCCAACGTCCGGACCATCCCGGGAATCATCACCATGCGCGGGTGCACCTATGCCGGTTGCAAGGGCGTTATTCTCGGCCCGACACGGGATATCGTGAACATCACCCATGGTCCCATCGGCTGCGGCTTCTATTCCTGGTTGACCCGGCGCAATCAGACCCACACCGAAACCGATGCCGAAGAAAACTTCATGACCTACGCCTTTTCCACGGATATGAACGAGAACGACATTGTTTTCGGTGGGGAAAAGAAGCTGAAGCAGGCCATTCAGGAGGCCTACGAACTCTTCAATCCCAAGGCCATCGCCGTATTTTCCACCTGTCCGGTGGGCCTGATCGGCGACGATGTCCATGCCGTGTCCAAGGAAATGAAGGAAAAGCTGGGGATCAATATTTTCGGATTCAGCTGCGAGGGCTACAAGGGTGTCAGTCAGTCCGCGGGGCACCACATCGCCAACAACCAGATCTTCAAGCACGTTGTAGGTACCGAAGGGGCAGTCAAGGTCGGCGAGTTCAAGATCAATCTGCTGGGCGAGTACAATATCGGTGGTGACGGGTTTGAAATCGACCGAATTCTGGACGCTTGCGGGATCACCGTGGTCTCCACCTTCAGCGGCAACTCCACCTACGAGCAGTTTGCCACGGCCCACAACGCGGACCTGAACACGGTCATGTGCCACCGCTCCATCAACTACGTCGCGGAAATGATGGAGACCAAGTACGGGATTCCCTGGATCAAGGTGAATTTCATCGGTGCCGAGGCCACGGCCAAATCCCTGCGCAAAATCGCCCAGTACTTCGACTCCCCCAAGCTGACCGAACGAGTGGAGGCCGTGATTGCCGCGGAGATGCCGGATGTCAAAGCGGTCATGGATGACGTGCGTTCCCGGACCGAAGGCAAGACGGCCATGCTGTTTGTCGGCGGTTCCCGGGCCCACCACTACCAGGAACTGTTCAACGAGATCGGCATGCGGACCATTTCCGCGGGATACGAGTTCGCCCACCGCGACGACTATGAAGGCCGTCACGTCATTCCGGAGATCAAGATCGACGCGGACAGCCGGAACATCGAGGAACTGGAGGTCGAGGCCTGCACGGAAAACTACAATCCGCGCAAGACCGAGGAAGAGTTGAAAAAGCTGGAAGAAGCAGGATTCAAGTTCAAGGACTACGCGGGAATGATCCCGGACATGCCGAACAAGTCCCTGGTTATCGACGACCTGAACCAGTACGAGGCCGAGAAGCTGATCGAAATCATGAAACCGGACATCTTCTGCGCCGGCATCAAGGAAAAGTACTCGGTTCAGAAGCTGGGCATTCCGCTGAAGCAGTTGCACAACTACGATATCGGCGGCCCCTATGCCGGATTCAAGGGCGCCATCAATTTCTTCAGGGATATTGACCGGATGGTCAACAGCAAAGTCTGGTCCTACATGAAGGCCCCTTGGCAGGAGAAGCCGGAACTCTCCGCAACGTACGTCTGGGAATAA
- the nifE gene encoding nitrogenase iron-molybdenum cofactor biosynthesis protein NifE has protein sequence MEPVIFEERKTQIHRKGAEPFSISCNKSSLAGAVSQRACVFCGSRVVLYPIADALHLVHGPIGCAVYTWDIRGAMSSGPELHRLSFSTDLREKDVIFGGEKKLYQALVELIDRHGPNAAFVYSTCIVGIIGDDLKAVCKKVEAEKGIPVIPVQSEGFKGNKREGYLAACQAMFTLVGTGDTSAISPLSVNILGDFNLAGEIWIIQDYLKRMGVEVVANITGDGRVEEVRRAHGAALNLVQCSGATMDLAKMMKEKYGIPFKKVSYFGIEDMSDALYEVARFFEDKDPDIMVRTQDLVREELTALYPKLQTLRKDLEGKKAAIYVGGAFKAFSLIKSFRHLGMDVVMVGSQTGTEEDYQELAEITDEGTIIVDDTNPLELSAFIKEKDVDIFVGGVKERPIAYKLGVGFCDHNHERKEALEGFLGMYNFAKEVHATVTSPVWNFTPRRRKSPIAAPDVAVCAGEERTS, from the coding sequence ATGGAACCCGTGATCTTTGAGGAACGAAAAACACAGATTCATCGCAAGGGAGCGGAGCCGTTCTCCATTTCCTGCAACAAAAGCAGCCTGGCCGGAGCCGTGAGCCAGCGGGCCTGTGTGTTCTGCGGATCCCGGGTGGTGCTCTATCCCATCGCCGACGCCTTGCACCTGGTGCATGGCCCTATTGGTTGCGCGGTCTACACCTGGGACATCCGTGGAGCCATGTCCTCCGGGCCGGAACTCCATCGTCTGAGTTTTTCCACAGATCTGCGCGAGAAAGATGTGATCTTTGGTGGCGAAAAGAAGTTGTATCAGGCCCTGGTGGAGTTGATCGACCGGCACGGACCCAATGCGGCATTTGTCTATTCCACCTGCATTGTCGGAATCATCGGCGATGACCTGAAGGCCGTATGCAAGAAAGTTGAAGCGGAAAAAGGCATTCCGGTCATCCCGGTCCAGTCTGAAGGCTTCAAGGGCAACAAGCGCGAGGGATATCTGGCGGCCTGTCAGGCCATGTTCACCCTTGTCGGCACCGGAGACACCTCGGCCATTTCCCCCTTGAGCGTGAATATTCTCGGGGATTTTAACCTGGCCGGGGAAATCTGGATCATCCAGGACTATCTGAAGCGGATGGGCGTGGAGGTGGTGGCCAACATAACCGGTGACGGAAGAGTGGAAGAGGTGCGCCGGGCCCACGGAGCAGCCCTGAATCTGGTCCAGTGCTCCGGGGCGACCATGGATCTGGCCAAAATGATGAAGGAAAAGTACGGCATCCCGTTCAAGAAGGTATCCTATTTCGGCATCGAGGACATGTCTGATGCATTGTACGAGGTGGCCAGGTTTTTCGAGGACAAGGACCCGGATATCATGGTCCGGACCCAGGATTTGGTGCGGGAGGAACTGACGGCGTTGTATCCCAAGCTGCAGACCCTGCGCAAGGATCTGGAGGGCAAGAAGGCGGCCATCTACGTGGGGGGGGCGTTCAAGGCCTTTTCCCTGATCAAGTCTTTCCGCCATCTGGGAATGGACGTGGTCATGGTCGGTTCCCAGACCGGCACCGAGGAGGATTACCAGGAGCTGGCCGAGATTACCGACGAAGGCACGATCATCGTGGACGATACCAACCCTTTGGAGCTCTCGGCGTTCATCAAGGAAAAGGATGTGGATATTTTTGTCGGCGGGGTCAAGGAACGGCCCATTGCCTATAAGCTCGGGGTCGGCTTCTGCGATCACAACCATGAACGCAAGGAGGCCTTGGAGGGCTTTCTGGGCATGTATAATTTCGCCAAGGAAGTTCATGCCACGGTAACCAGTCCGGTTTGGAATTTCACCCCAAGGCGGCGGAAATCGCCCATTGCCGCACCGGATGTCGCGGTATGCGCGGGAGAGGAGAGGACGTCATGA
- a CDS encoding GGDEF domain-containing protein, with product MIHNPGVHQMRMSESQNQAAILCVGLSPRQEEEIQAILGPELSLERHPFSGSGKQSGNHLPLMALISWRGVHGRINALIRDGLQGEESLPRVLILDAEVAQADLERVIDAGFAAVLRYPLEPERIQRLVGQLQDSQGMYKDLYHMAQEICLEREILSRQADLLQFFNKILTNASFSLDPVEILHQAHQDLQILLPVKSVDAIFWQADKEHRLEAELFIHEYSGKTMQDKMIAFLLQSAEKHADETIDNYHVNFMSKMDGAGELQEVTKEAVLVLPLRFGGKSFGCISIASEKISRLGRDRLQTILAAVNHLALALRNALLFREMRTRADRDALTRLPNRHFFDERMVQELKRHQRYRIPMALMIMDLDHFKRVNDTYGHQAGDMVLQEIGRLLQEMLRSSDLAARFGGEEFVMLLSHTTEEQAWFLAERLRVAIAKRRFHYKGKFFKVTASIGIASLETGLFARDVDLFEQADAALYRAKAGGRNMVCLAGEQDEEECRQYA from the coding sequence ATGATCCATAACCCAGGAGTGCATCAAATGCGCATGAGCGAGTCCCAGAATCAGGCCGCAATCCTCTGTGTCGGGCTGAGCCCGCGACAAGAGGAAGAAATCCAGGCTATTCTTGGTCCGGAGTTATCCCTGGAGCGCCACCCTTTTTCAGGGTCAGGCAAGCAATCCGGCAACCATTTGCCGCTGATGGCCCTGATCTCCTGGAGAGGGGTACATGGCCGGATCAATGCGTTGATCCGTGACGGCCTGCAGGGAGAGGAGTCCCTGCCGCGAGTGCTCATTCTGGACGCAGAAGTGGCTCAGGCCGACCTGGAGAGGGTTATTGACGCCGGCTTCGCGGCGGTTCTGCGCTATCCTCTCGAGCCGGAGCGGATCCAGCGGTTGGTCGGTCAACTGCAAGATTCACAAGGAATGTACAAGGACCTCTACCATATGGCTCAGGAAATCTGTCTGGAACGAGAAATTCTTTCTCGCCAGGCTGATTTATTACAATTTTTTAACAAAATTCTCACCAATGCAAGCTTTTCCCTCGATCCCGTGGAGATCCTGCATCAAGCCCACCAGGATCTCCAGATCCTGCTGCCGGTCAAAAGCGTGGATGCGATATTCTGGCAAGCTGACAAGGAACATCGCCTGGAAGCGGAATTGTTCATTCATGAATATTCCGGCAAGACCATGCAGGACAAGATGATCGCCTTTCTGCTGCAAAGCGCGGAGAAGCACGCTGACGAAACGATTGACAACTACCATGTCAATTTCATGTCCAAAATGGACGGGGCCGGGGAACTGCAGGAGGTCACCAAAGAGGCTGTTCTGGTATTGCCCTTGCGCTTTGGTGGTAAAAGCTTCGGGTGTATCAGTATTGCCTCGGAAAAAATTTCCCGGTTGGGTCGCGATCGCCTGCAGACCATTTTGGCGGCCGTTAACCATCTGGCCCTGGCATTGCGCAACGCCCTGCTGTTTCGGGAGATGCGCACCCGAGCGGATCGGGATGCGCTGACCCGGCTGCCCAATCGTCACTTTTTTGACGAGCGGATGGTCCAAGAGCTCAAGCGCCATCAGCGGTACCGGATTCCAATGGCCCTGATGATCATGGATCTGGACCATTTCAAGCGGGTCAACGATACATATGGCCATCAGGCCGGCGACATGGTGCTTCAGGAAATCGGGCGACTGTTGCAGGAAATGCTGCGCAGTTCGGATCTTGCCGCCAGGTTTGGCGGTGAAGAATTTGTCATGCTGCTCTCACATACGACCGAGGAACAAGCCTGGTTTCTGGCCGAAAGGTTGCGTGTAGCCATTGCCAAACGCCGTTTTCACTACAAGGGCAAATTTTTCAAGGTCACGGCCAGCATCGGCATTGCCTCGCTGGAGACAGGCCTGTTCGCCCGGGATGTCGACCTTTTCGAGCAGGCTGACGCAGCTCTTTACCGAGCCAAGGCTGGTGGTCGCAATATGGTCTGCTTGGCTGGAGAGCAGGACGAGGAGGAGTGCCGCCAATACGCCTAA
- the nifK gene encoding nitrogenase molybdenum-iron protein subunit beta, with translation MTLLRHTPVEIKERKALSINPAKTCQPVGAMYAALGIHGCLPHSHGSQGCCAYHRSALTKHYKEPVSAATSSFTEGASVFGGQANLLQAINNIFTVYEPDVIAVHTTCLSETIGDDVPQITDKARQEGKIPEGKFVVSASTPSYVGSHVTGFANMVMGTLKGFSEKTGKKNGKVNIIPGFVEPSDMEELKRMSTVMGVQTILFPDTSGVLNGPLTGEYKMFPDGGTTVPELRSTGDSIGTLALGEWASAEGAKYLDSTHKVPCKILDLPIGLKATDRFVDALRMITGRHVPDLIAHERGQLVDLISDMHQYFYHKKVALVGDPDQVIALTEFLTSIDMCPVHIVTGTPGKKFEARIKEITKDSPFPVNVKALGDMFLLHQWIKNDPVDLLIGNTYCKYIARDEDIPLIRHGFPIIDRVGHQYFPTVGYKGGLRLLEKILDALLTRIDRDAPEDCFELTY, from the coding sequence ATGACATTACTCCGACACACTCCAGTAGAAATCAAGGAACGCAAGGCGCTGTCCATCAACCCGGCCAAGACCTGCCAGCCCGTGGGTGCCATGTACGCGGCCCTGGGCATTCATGGATGTCTGCCGCACAGCCACGGTTCCCAGGGTTGCTGCGCCTATCACCGCAGCGCGCTGACCAAGCACTACAAGGAGCCGGTTTCCGCGGCCACCAGTTCGTTTACCGAAGGTGCGTCCGTTTTTGGCGGCCAGGCCAATCTGCTCCAGGCCATCAACAACATCTTCACCGTGTACGAACCCGATGTGATCGCCGTGCACACCACGTGCTTGTCTGAAACCATTGGGGACGACGTGCCCCAGATCACGGACAAGGCCCGCCAGGAAGGAAAGATTCCTGAAGGCAAATTCGTGGTCAGCGCTTCCACCCCCAGCTATGTGGGCTCCCATGTGACCGGTTTCGCGAACATGGTCATGGGCACGTTGAAGGGGTTTTCCGAGAAAACCGGGAAGAAGAACGGCAAGGTGAACATCATTCCAGGCTTCGTGGAGCCCTCGGACATGGAGGAACTCAAGCGCATGTCCACGGTTATGGGCGTACAGACAATCCTCTTTCCGGACACTTCCGGCGTGCTGAACGGCCCGCTGACCGGCGAGTACAAGATGTTCCCGGACGGCGGCACGACCGTTCCCGAGCTGCGCTCCACTGGGGACAGCATCGGGACCCTGGCTCTGGGCGAATGGGCCTCGGCCGAGGGTGCCAAGTATCTGGACAGCACCCACAAAGTGCCTTGCAAGATTTTGGATCTGCCCATCGGCCTGAAGGCCACAGACCGGTTCGTTGACGCCCTGCGCATGATCACCGGTCGCCACGTGCCGGACCTGATCGCCCATGAGCGCGGGCAGCTGGTGGATTTGATTTCGGACATGCACCAGTACTTCTACCACAAGAAGGTGGCCCTGGTGGGCGATCCGGACCAGGTCATCGCTCTGACCGAATTCCTGACCTCCATTGACATGTGCCCCGTGCACATCGTCACCGGAACACCGGGCAAGAAGTTCGAGGCCCGGATCAAGGAAATCACCAAGGACAGCCCCTTCCCGGTCAATGTCAAAGCTCTTGGCGATATGTTCCTGCTGCATCAGTGGATCAAGAACGATCCCGTGGATCTGCTCATCGGCAACACCTATTGCAAATACATCGCCCGGGACGAGGACATCCCACTGATCCGCCACGGCTTCCCCATTATTGATCGCGTCGGTCATCAGTACTTTCCCACGGTCGGCTACAAGGGCGGCTTGCGCCTGCTGGAAAAGATTCTGGACGCCCTGCTGACCCGCATTGACCGCGACGCTCCGGAAGATTGCTTCGAGCTGACGTACTAG